A portion of the Simkania negevensis Z genome contains these proteins:
- a CDS encoding MFS transporter — MAWTKERLFVLFSMTCAISMVFLNTTLLPIALPTIERELIVSPITLQWIINSYLLSTAVFVIAGGRLGDLFGHRRFFCIGMIVYACASIGGGLAQSGLWLIMSRGIQGMGGAMMSPAAMSILIHVFPLKQRGKAIGIMVAIASLFLSIGPFIGGLFTELLSWRWSFWCNLPIATLGITMTMKSVPKSEKLDEKFDFIGFITTSIGLFCFTLALMQGKSWGWGSPIILTLFFFAVAFIIAARFLDRFAKEPFFDFNLFKNPIFISGTTLIFCSQFILMITVFWPIFFQKVLGYSPIDAGLYTAIATIPLMIVAPISGTINDHFGPRLPIVIGFSLAIFCFVWFFFFSQSHDIHLLTPALLAFGSGIAFVMTPASTTTLGSVPKSKTGVATGMYNMIRFTGATIGVAILGALQYNLQEDAFFKFLKTNRLTSKLDPSHYDGYLADLPAAVEAMDQLSPPIASLVKSSLYKATALAFSWTNLFAGVVALVALLVGAFFFKSVARK, encoded by the coding sequence GTGGCATGGACTAAAGAGCGGCTTTTTGTCTTATTTTCGATGACGTGTGCCATTTCAATGGTGTTTCTCAATACGACGCTTCTACCAATTGCCCTCCCAACCATTGAAAGAGAGTTGATAGTCAGTCCAATCACTCTTCAGTGGATCATTAATAGTTACCTTTTATCTACGGCTGTATTTGTTATTGCAGGGGGGCGTTTGGGAGATTTGTTTGGTCACCGTCGCTTTTTTTGCATTGGGATGATTGTCTATGCTTGTGCTTCGATCGGAGGAGGACTTGCCCAAAGTGGCTTGTGGCTTATCATGAGTCGCGGTATTCAAGGGATGGGGGGAGCGATGATGTCACCTGCTGCTATGTCGATTTTAATCCATGTCTTTCCGTTAAAGCAGCGGGGAAAAGCCATTGGAATTATGGTGGCAATTGCTTCTCTATTTCTTTCAATTGGACCTTTTATTGGGGGGCTGTTTACTGAGCTCCTTTCTTGGAGGTGGTCTTTTTGGTGTAATCTTCCGATTGCCACCTTGGGAATCACTATGACGATGAAATCGGTTCCAAAATCTGAAAAATTAGATGAAAAGTTCGATTTTATTGGGTTTATTACGACCTCAATCGGTCTTTTTTGCTTCACTCTAGCGTTGATGCAAGGAAAGAGTTGGGGATGGGGATCGCCGATCATACTAACTCTTTTTTTCTTTGCCGTAGCTTTTATCATCGCGGCTCGCTTTTTAGATCGGTTTGCTAAGGAGCCATTTTTTGACTTCAACTTGTTTAAAAATCCTATTTTTATTAGTGGAACCACTCTGATTTTCTGTTCTCAGTTTATTCTGATGATCACGGTGTTCTGGCCTATCTTTTTTCAAAAGGTCTTGGGTTATTCGCCGATTGATGCTGGACTTTACACAGCTATTGCGACAATACCTTTGATGATTGTTGCGCCAATAAGCGGAACAATCAACGATCATTTTGGGCCACGTCTCCCCATCGTGATTGGTTTTAGCTTGGCTATCTTTTGCTTTGTTTGGTTTTTCTTTTTTTCACAGTCTCATGATATCCACCTTTTGACTCCTGCACTTCTTGCATTTGGGTCAGGGATTGCTTTTGTTATGACGCCTGCAAGTACCACAACCCTCGGAAGTGTTCCCAAAAGCAAGACAGGCGTTGCGACAGGGATGTACAATATGATCCGGTTCACTGGAGCAACGATTGGAGTGGCGATCTTGGGAGCTCTTCAGTATAACTTGCAAGAAGATGCGTTTTTCAAATTTTTGAAGACAAACAGATTGACAAGCAAGCTTGATCCTTCCCACTATGATGGATACCTTGCAGACCTTCCCGCTGCTGTTGAAGCAATGGATCAGTTGTCGCCGCCTATTGCGAGTCTCGTCAAATCGAGCCTCTATAAGGCGACAGCTCTTGCTTTTTCGTGGACCAACTTATTTGCAGGGGTTGTTGCGCTTGTGGCTTTACTTGTAGGGGCGTTTTTTTTCAAATCCGTGGCTAGAAAATAA
- a CDS encoding amidohydrolase family protein has translation MKIFDSHFHLIDPQFPLFENQGFLPKPFLLSDYQKWMEKLEIQGGALVSGSFQQFDTSYLSHFLPKLGPQFYGVAQLPASISDEEIMRLNQAGVRAVRFNVKRGGSESLEELEKMAHRVYDLARWHVELYIDAKDLPSLNLPKVSIDHLGLSAEGLPSLLKWVERGARVKATGFGRLNCNPLPLLQQIHQVNPEALMFGTDLPSTRAKRPFELKDVELILQNFLQEDYERLLWENGISFYST, from the coding sequence GTGAAGATTTTTGATAGCCATTTTCATTTAATCGATCCTCAATTTCCCCTCTTTGAAAATCAGGGTTTTTTGCCAAAACCATTTCTCTTGTCCGACTACCAAAAATGGATGGAAAAGCTCGAGATTCAAGGAGGTGCTCTTGTTTCGGGATCTTTTCAGCAATTTGACACCTCATACCTCTCTCACTTTCTTCCCAAGCTCGGACCTCAATTCTATGGTGTTGCTCAACTTCCAGCAAGTATTTCAGATGAAGAAATCATGAGGTTAAATCAGGCTGGCGTAAGAGCTGTCCGCTTTAATGTAAAAAGAGGTGGCTCAGAATCTCTTGAGGAATTAGAAAAAATGGCTCATCGGGTCTATGACCTTGCTCGGTGGCATGTGGAACTCTACATCGATGCAAAAGATCTTCCTTCTCTAAATCTCCCTAAAGTGAGTATCGATCATCTAGGGCTATCCGCAGAAGGGCTTCCCTCCTTACTCAAGTGGGTTGAGCGGGGGGCTCGTGTGAAAGCTACAGGTTTTGGAAGGCTCAACTGCAACCCTCTTCCTCTACTCCAGCAGATTCATCAAGTCAATCCTGAGGCCTTGATGTTTGGGACTGACCTCCCTTCTACAAGAGCAAAACGCCCTTTTGAACTCAAGGATGTCGAACTTATTTTGCAAAATTTTTTACAAGAAGACTATGAGCGTCTCTTATGGGAAAATGGCATCTCATTTTACTCTACTTGA
- a CDS encoding MlaE family ABC transporter permease: MRFLLEKLRFLVSTGEYVLMIWNVTLATFKRPPHWYLIREQLYNIGVLSLPVVAMTGFSTGLVLAAQSFFQLSDKGLAGATGLMVGKAMMTELGPVLTAFMVTGRVGAAMCAELGTMCVSEQVDALETMAVSPNRHLIAPRFIAGTFMMPLLTVFSIFMGIFGGYLISVFYFHMSPTTYFDPMPIYMNNFDLLTGVVKAVIFGIIIVTISCYKGLTTRGGAEGVGRSTTNSVVICYTFILFTNFLITLGLNLLQNATGWFK; this comes from the coding sequence ATGCGTTTTCTCTTAGAAAAGCTTCGTTTTCTCGTTTCGACTGGGGAGTACGTTCTCATGATTTGGAACGTCACGCTTGCAACATTTAAGCGTCCTCCGCATTGGTATCTCATTCGGGAACAACTTTACAATATTGGCGTTTTATCGCTTCCCGTTGTTGCAATGACGGGATTTTCAACAGGACTGGTCCTTGCGGCTCAATCCTTTTTTCAGCTCAGTGATAAAGGACTCGCAGGAGCAACGGGACTCATGGTCGGAAAAGCGATGATGACTGAGCTTGGGCCTGTCTTAACGGCATTTATGGTAACGGGACGTGTGGGAGCTGCCATGTGCGCCGAGCTTGGAACGATGTGCGTTTCTGAGCAGGTCGATGCGCTAGAAACAATGGCAGTCAGCCCAAATCGCCATTTGATCGCCCCCCGGTTTATTGCCGGAACTTTCATGATGCCTCTTCTGACGGTCTTTAGTATTTTTATGGGAATCTTCGGCGGCTACTTGATCTCTGTTTTCTATTTTCACATGTCCCCCACAACTTATTTTGATCCGATGCCTATTTATATGAACAACTTTGACCTGCTGACAGGAGTTGTCAAAGCGGTTATTTTTGGAATCATCATTGTTACGATTTCTTGTTACAAAGGGTTGACAACCCGTGGCGGAGCCGAAGGAGTCGGCCGATCGACGACGAATAGCGTTGTCATTTGTTACACGTTCATCTTATTTACAAACTTTCTCATCACCCTCGGACTTAATTTGCTGCAAAATGCAACGGGGTGGTTCAAATGA
- a CDS encoding YqgE/AlgH family protein, whose product MQKIPYSELKKGSFLIASPEVNDGLFFRSVVLLCDQSPVGSFGIIINKSLDMDVPEEMLNLGELADANISIRAGGPNQPNQIMLIHSHKQDSDSNLKICEGVYLGGDLECIHEMTTCPEPPSLLMCLGYSGWGAGLLEREFLSGAWYLHPASKKHVFETPPTMLWQTLLREMGGKYKTLSMIPEDLELN is encoded by the coding sequence ATGCAAAAAATTCCTTACTCTGAACTGAAAAAAGGCAGTTTCTTAATTGCAAGTCCCGAAGTCAATGATGGGCTCTTTTTTCGTAGTGTTGTCTTGCTGTGTGACCAAAGCCCAGTTGGCTCCTTTGGAATCATCATCAATAAGTCTCTCGACATGGATGTACCTGAAGAAATGCTCAACTTGGGTGAGCTTGCCGATGCTAACATCAGTATCCGAGCCGGAGGTCCCAACCAACCTAACCAAATCATGCTGATCCACTCTCATAAGCAAGACTCTGATAGCAATCTTAAAATTTGTGAAGGAGTCTACCTTGGAGGAGACCTAGAGTGCATCCATGAAATGACTACATGTCCTGAGCCTCCCTCACTTCTAATGTGTTTGGGATACAGCGGATGGGGAGCAGGACTCCTTGAGCGGGAATTTTTAAGCGGCGCTTGGTACTTACATCCTGCTTCAAAAAAACATGTATTTGAAACCCCTCCAACAATGCTTTGGCAAACGCTTCTGCGCGAAATGGGAGGAAAGTATAAAACTCTTTCTATGATTCCGGAGGACCTTGAACTCAACTAG
- a CDS encoding ABC transporter ATP-binding protein, with the protein MIDIYDLWKRYENTEVLKGLTLKVEKGETLVILGRSGVGKSVLLKHIIGIAKADKGYIEVDGVRVSDLEGEKRYSATRNMGMLFQGAALFDSMNIEENTAFYLKQHGDPKTGKKYIKGEIKDMVDQALEMVDLAGVQKKMPSDLSGGMRKRAGLARLIVYRPEYLLYDEPTTGLDPITSMQINELIVKTQEELKATSIVVTHDIISALFVGDRLALHKDGQIAYIEKPDAFLQIDDPIIAFLRKTISEDPRSFRSKTHD; encoded by the coding sequence ATGATTGATATTTATGACCTTTGGAAACGGTATGAAAATACCGAAGTATTAAAGGGGCTCACTCTTAAGGTGGAGAAAGGGGAAACTCTTGTGATTTTGGGTCGCTCTGGTGTGGGTAAAAGTGTTCTTTTAAAGCACATCATTGGCATTGCCAAAGCCGATAAGGGTTATATCGAAGTGGATGGGGTGAGAGTTTCAGATCTTGAAGGAGAAAAGCGGTACTCTGCCACACGTAATATGGGAATGTTATTCCAAGGTGCTGCACTCTTTGACTCGATGAACATCGAGGAAAACACCGCATTCTATCTGAAGCAGCACGGTGATCCTAAAACGGGGAAAAAATATATAAAAGGTGAAATCAAAGACATGGTCGACCAAGCTTTAGAAATGGTCGATCTTGCGGGCGTTCAAAAAAAGATGCCTTCAGATTTATCGGGGGGAATGCGTAAAAGAGCGGGCCTTGCTCGTTTAATTGTCTACCGCCCTGAATACCTGCTTTACGATGAACCGACAACAGGACTTGATCCGATTACATCCATGCAAATCAATGAACTCATCGTCAAAACACAAGAAGAACTTAAGGCAACGAGCATTGTGGTCACACATGACATTATCTCTGCTCTTTTTGTCGGTGACCGATTAGCTCTTCACAAAGATGGGCAAATCGCTTATATCGAGAAACCAGATGCCTTTTTGCAGATCGATGACCCGATCATTGCATTTTTAAGAAAGACGATTTCAGAAGACCCCCGCTCATTTAGGAGTAAGACCCATGATTGA
- a CDS encoding gluconokinase, producing MIIILMGVSGSGKSVIGIELSKELDWPFYDADDFHTEASKKKMHAGIPLKDEDRLPWLNALADLIQKHVELEEHMILACSALKESYRITLNVHPSCKFVYLKGSFELIKKRMENRKGHFFNPELLQSQFDTLEEPTDCLVVDVDDTVEGIVKTIREKLKV from the coding sequence ATGATTATCATTCTCATGGGAGTATCTGGTAGCGGCAAGTCAGTCATTGGAATTGAGCTCAGCAAAGAGCTCGATTGGCCTTTTTACGATGCAGACGACTTTCATACCGAAGCCAGTAAGAAAAAGATGCATGCTGGAATCCCCTTAAAAGATGAAGACCGCCTCCCTTGGCTAAACGCCCTTGCCGATTTGATTCAAAAGCATGTTGAACTTGAAGAGCACATGATCCTTGCCTGTTCGGCCCTCAAAGAGTCTTATCGCATCACACTCAATGTTCATCCTTCCTGCAAGTTCGTTTACCTTAAAGGCTCGTTTGAGCTCATCAAGAAGAGAATGGAAAATCGCAAGGGGCACTTTTTTAACCCAGAGCTACTGCAAAGCCAGTTCGACACGTTAGAAGAACCTACAGATTGTTTGGTCGTTGACGTAGATGACACTGTAGAAGGAATCGTGAAAACGATTCGGGAAAAGTTAAAGGTTTAA
- a CDS encoding MlaD family protein: MIDYMKNTLIGLFVVVACALVVGIILFLEPSVGDGKETLVVRFSNINGLSVGTRVMFAGKPIGEVVSIEQIPQAREQPTDELGQVYFYQLILHIDSSIRVYNTDEITVQTSGLLGEKSIAIIPRAPPKGVKPTLISSKTPIYAESVDPLESAFNELSQLSDKVEETLDKVIAWIDQNGHELGAAIRSFDDAMTEAASTLSQVNQMHLVQDIRMSVQNFSAAMRDIHYSMEQMNEDDVFKNLGVTMRNMKTASRSIDVVADHLAEGQGTLGHLFMNNDTYLQVNAILSKLNTLMNDVNHYGVLFNLNKEWQRTRLKQVTELNALNSPANFRNYFTKEVDLINTSMSRLSMLVDRAEESAEREMIFDSNLFKRDFADLMHSAQTLYDNLRLYNEQLMNWQQEVAK; this comes from the coding sequence ATGATTGACTACATGAAAAACACCCTCATTGGACTGTTTGTCGTCGTCGCCTGCGCGCTCGTTGTCGGCATCATCCTATTTCTCGAACCAAGCGTTGGGGACGGCAAGGAAACTCTCGTTGTCCGTTTCTCTAACATCAATGGGCTATCTGTAGGAACTCGGGTCATGTTTGCTGGAAAACCTATTGGAGAAGTTGTCTCGATTGAACAAATTCCACAAGCGCGTGAGCAGCCAACAGATGAACTGGGACAAGTCTACTTTTACCAACTCATTCTCCACATCGATTCGAGCATTCGAGTCTACAATACCGATGAAATCACTGTTCAAACTTCTGGTCTTCTTGGAGAAAAATCAATTGCAATCATCCCAAGAGCTCCACCAAAAGGGGTGAAGCCCACTCTCATTTCGTCTAAAACACCGATTTATGCCGAATCAGTTGATCCTTTAGAAAGTGCCTTCAACGAACTGTCACAACTTTCTGACAAAGTTGAAGAAACCCTCGATAAGGTCATTGCTTGGATTGATCAAAATGGACATGAACTCGGAGCCGCTATCCGCTCGTTTGACGACGCGATGACGGAAGCTGCTTCAACACTTAGCCAAGTGAACCAAATGCATCTCGTTCAAGACATCAGAATGAGCGTTCAAAATTTTTCTGCTGCAATGCGCGACATCCATTACTCTATGGAACAAATGAACGAAGATGATGTCTTTAAAAATCTCGGTGTCACCATGCGCAACATGAAAACTGCCAGCCGCTCTATTGATGTTGTTGCTGATCATCTAGCAGAAGGACAAGGAACTCTTGGCCATCTATTCATGAATAACGACACCTATTTACAGGTGAATGCCATCTTGAGCAAATTGAACACTCTTATGAATGATGTGAACCACTATGGAGTGCTCTTTAACCTCAATAAAGAGTGGCAACGGACCCGTTTAAAGCAGGTTACTGAACTTAATGCCCTTAATTCCCCAGCAAACTTTCGCAATTATTTTACGAAAGAAGTGGATCTCATCAACACATCGATGTCTCGCCTTTCCATGCTTGTTGACCGTGCTGAAGAAAGCGCTGAAAGAGAGATGATTTTTGATAGCAATCTGTTTAAACGAGATTTTGCAGATCTGATGCATAGTGCACAAACTTTGTACGATAATTTGCGCCTCTATAATGAACAGCTTATGAACTGGCAGCAAGAAGTTGCAAAGTAA